The following DNA comes from Mycobacterium sp. MS1601.
CGCCGAGTTCCTCGGCTCGATGATCAACCTCGACGACCCCCGCCATCAACGCCTGCGCTGCATCGTCAACCGTGCCTTCACCCCGAAGGTGCTCACCCGCATCGAACAAAGCGTCCGTGACCGGGCGCGACGGCTGGTGGACACCTTGATCGCCGAGCATCCGGACGGGCAGGCCGACTTCGTGACGGCCATGGCGGGGCCGCTGCCGCTGCAGATCATCTGCGACATGATGGGCATTCCCGAGGAGGACGAGCCCAAGATCTTCCAGTGGACCACCGTCCTGCTGGGTGCCGGTGATCCCGAAGTGGCGCACGATTTCGAGGAAGTGGTGGCAGCGGGCACCAATCTTGCGATGTACGGGATCGAGCTGGCGGAGTCGCGGCGGGCGCAGCCCACCGAGGATCTGACGTCCAACCTGGTGCACGCCGAGGTCGACGGCGAAAGCCTGCATTCGGAGGAGATCGCCTCGTTCTTCATCCTGCTGTCGGCGGCCGGCAACGAGACCACTCGCAACGCGATGAGCCATGGCATGGTGGCGCTGTCGCGTTACCCCGAACAACGTGAGATCTGGTGGAACGACTTCGACGCCGTGGCCCCCACCGCAGTCGAGGAGATCGTCCGCTGGGCCTCGCCGGTGATCTTCATGCGCCGCAATCTCACCCGCGACATCGAACTGGGCGGCGTCGCCATGAAGGCCGGCGACAAGGTGTCCATGTGGTACAACTCCGCCAACCGTGACGAACGAAAGTTCGTCAATCCGTGGATGTTCGACGTGACCCGCGATCCCAACCCTCAACTGGGCTTCGGCGGTGGCGGAGTGCACTTCTGCCTGGGCGCGAACCTGGCGCGCCGAGAACTGCGGGTGGCGTTCGACGAGCTGCGCACGCGGGTGCCGGACATCGCCGCCGTCGAGGAACCGGCGATCCTCAAATCGGCCTTCATCCACGGGATCAAACGACTACCCGTGGCATGGACTCCGGTTACCTAGTCGGGAGGCGCGGTCGGTAGTTTTGCCGACGATGGCACTGCACCTTCACCGCGCTGAACGCACCGACCTGCTGGCCGACGGCCTCGGTGAACTGCTGAGTACGCCGCTGCCCGACCCGTTCGCCGAGGAACTGGTGCTGGTGCCCGCACGCGGTGTCGAGCGGTGGCTCAGCCAGCGTCTGGCCCACGTGCTGGGCCGTGGAGAACGCTCCGACGGGGTGTGCGCCGGGGTGGCGTTCCGCTCGCCTCGGTCCCTGATTGCGGAGATCACCGATACCGCCGACGAGGACCCCTGGGCCCCGGACGCACTGGTGTGGCCGCTGCTCGATGTCATCGACGCCAATCTCGACCAGCCGTGGTGTCGACCGCTGGCCACTCACCTCGGACACTTCGACAGCGGCGACGAAGCAGCGCTACGCCAGGGCCGCCGTTATGCCACCGCCCGCAGGCTGGCATCACTGTTCGCGTCCTACGCCGCCCAGCGGCCCCAGATGCTGGCCGAATGGAACCGCGGAGCCGGCACCGTCGACAGCGACCTCAGTTGGCAGCCCGAACTGTGGCGGGCACTGTGTGCGCAGATGCCCGTACCCACGCCGGTGCACCGACACGTCGACGCCTTGACCCGCCTGTATGACGCCCCCGCCCGCCTCCCGGAACGGCTGTCGCTGTTCGGGCACACCCGGTTGTCGACCACCGACCTGGAACTGCTGGAGGCGCTGGCCACCCACCACGACCTACACCTGTGGCTGCCGCACGCCAGTGACGCCCTGTGGGCCGCGTTCTCCGGTTCCCGCGGGTCGGTGCCGCGTGCTGTCGACGAAAGTCATCGTGACGCAAGGCATCCGCTGCTGGCCACCTTGGGCCGCGACCTGCGTGAACTGCGCCGCAGCCTGCCCGACGCGACCACCGATCAGCACTGTCCCGGAGTGGACCGGCCCGAGACCCTGCTCGGCTGGCTGCAGTCGGACATCGCCGCCAACGCCGTCGCCCCGAGGGGCCGCACCCTGGCCGACAACGACCACTCGGTCCAGGTGCACAGCTGCCACGGCGCCGCACGCCAGGTCGACGTGCTGCGAGAGGTGCTGCTGGGGCTGCTCGCCGACGACCCGACGCTGGAACCCCGCGACATCCTGGTGATGTGTCCGGATATCGAGACGTTTGCGCCGCTGATCGTCGCGGGCTTCGGCCTCGGTGAGGTGGCCGGCGACCTGCATCCGGCACACCGGTTGCGGGTGCGGCTCGCCGATCGTGCTCTGGTGCAGACCAATCCGTTGCTGGGAGTGGCCGACCAGGTTCTGACGCTGGCCGATGCCCGGGCCAGCGCCTCCGACGTGCTGAACCTGGCCGAAGCCGCTCCGGTGCGGGCCCGGTTCGGGTTCACCGACGACGACCTGGAATCGGTGACCGCGTGGGTGCGAGACTCCGGGATCCGCTGGGGGATCGACAAAGCCCACCGCGCACGCTTCGGTCTGGACGCCTACGTGCAGAACACCTGGCGGTTCGGCATCGACCGGGTGCTGGCCGGGGTGGCGATGTCCGACGACGCCCAGGCGTGGCTGTCCACCACCCTGCCGCTGGACGACGTGGGCTCCAACAAGGTCGAATTGGCGGGCAGGCTGGCCGAATTCGTGGACCGATTGACGACGGTGATCGACGGGCTGGCCGGGACGCGGCCGCTGCGGGAGTGGGTGGACACCTTGCGCGATGGGGTGGGGCTGCTCACCCGCGCCGACGGCGACGACAGCTGGCAGAGCGGGCAGCTGCAGCGCGAGTTCGCCGACATCCTGGACCGCGCCGCCAGTCATGCCGATATCCCTCTGCAGCTCAACGATGTTCGTGCACTACTGCACCGCCAGCTTGCGGGTCGACCCACCAGGGCAAACTTCCGCACCGGGACTCTGACGGTGTGCACCATGGTGCCCATGCGCTCCATCCCGCACCGGGTGGTGTGCCTGGTCGGGCTCGACGACGGGGTGTTTCCCCGCATCGACCTGGTGGACGGCGACGACGCGCTGGCGCGCCGGCCGATGACCGGCGAACGCGACATCCGGTCAGAAGACCGGCAACTGCTGCT
Coding sequences within:
- a CDS encoding cytochrome P450, yielding MTATIGPTGLAHRENGTPPPYVPLSEVRLDQLDFWAMDDDIRDGAFATLRREAPITFHEVPEVPGFPTGPGHWALASYEHVHHASRHPDIFSSVPTSTALNDTAVELAEFLGSMINLDDPRHQRLRCIVNRAFTPKVLTRIEQSVRDRARRLVDTLIAEHPDGQADFVTAMAGPLPLQIICDMMGIPEEDEPKIFQWTTVLLGAGDPEVAHDFEEVVAAGTNLAMYGIELAESRRAQPTEDLTSNLVHAEVDGESLHSEEIASFFILLSAAGNETTRNAMSHGMVALSRYPEQREIWWNDFDAVAPTAVEEIVRWASPVIFMRRNLTRDIELGGVAMKAGDKVSMWYNSANRDERKFVNPWMFDVTRDPNPQLGFGGGGVHFCLGANLARRELRVAFDELRTRVPDIAAVEEPAILKSAFIHGIKRLPVAWTPVT
- the recC gene encoding exodeoxyribonuclease V subunit gamma — encoded protein: MALHLHRAERTDLLADGLGELLSTPLPDPFAEELVLVPARGVERWLSQRLAHVLGRGERSDGVCAGVAFRSPRSLIAEITDTADEDPWAPDALVWPLLDVIDANLDQPWCRPLATHLGHFDSGDEAALRQGRRYATARRLASLFASYAAQRPQMLAEWNRGAGTVDSDLSWQPELWRALCAQMPVPTPVHRHVDALTRLYDAPARLPERLSLFGHTRLSTTDLELLEALATHHDLHLWLPHASDALWAAFSGSRGSVPRAVDESHRDARHPLLATLGRDLRELRRSLPDATTDQHCPGVDRPETLLGWLQSDIAANAVAPRGRTLADNDHSVQVHSCHGAARQVDVLREVLLGLLADDPTLEPRDILVMCPDIETFAPLIVAGFGLGEVAGDLHPAHRLRVRLADRALVQTNPLLGVADQVLTLADARASASDVLNLAEAAPVRARFGFTDDDLESVTAWVRDSGIRWGIDKAHRARFGLDAYVQNTWRFGIDRVLAGVAMSDDAQAWLSTTLPLDDVGSNKVELAGRLAEFVDRLTTVIDGLAGTRPLREWVDTLRDGVGLLTRADGDDSWQSGQLQREFADILDRAASHADIPLQLNDVRALLHRQLAGRPTRANFRTGTLTVCTMVPMRSIPHRVVCLVGLDDGVFPRIDLVDGDDALARRPMTGERDIRSEDRQLLLDAVMSATERLVVTYTGADEISGHRRPPAVPLAEVLDALDQTTSAPVRDRILVTHPLQPFDIRNVTPGALGVPTPFTFDPTVLTAATAASGALTESRPFPDGPLLPRGTGDIALADLISFVKNPVRGFFRTLDMALPRDEDSIEDAMPIELDGLQRWQVGEQMLSDLRAGKDQQWVLHSEWRRGTLPPGQLGWRLAKGIRDQAEMLARADAPYRELTPQAVDIDVDLGDGRRLTGTVTPVYGTTVVATTFSRLDGRHLLEPWVRILALAMAEPAHDWTAVCTGRAGEGVSTRILGVPAEGPQTALKDLVALYDQGLTEPLPLPVRTSYTWAENRFRHRDPWPAAQRTWRNKYGGDQDDVAHIRVWGGPPAPFAALTVPPRPGEEVDGEDTRLGAFAVRLWSPLLAAERRRR